CGAACCCGCAGATCGATGCCAAGCCGCGGAAGCCGATGGCCACCTGCCCTTCATAAACGAAATGCCCGCAGCGGAAAAAAACTACGTTCATCTTATCCCAAAGCCCGCCGATGTATACCATATAATTGAGATCGCGGCCCGATATTTTATAATTATATTGACGGTTGTTTCAGTTGCCTTAGTTGTCTTACAAGAGTCTCCTTATAAGAAGGGAGGAGGGGGCGCATGATCCCCAAGAAGCTGCGGATCGACAAGGATAAAAGGGAGCTGCCGGTCGGCCTCTCCCCGGGTTTTCCCATGACGGTCCTCATCAATCGCTTTTCGGCGTTCTCCTACAGCTTCATAGACTGGCATTGGCACGATGAGCTCCAATACTGTCTCGTCCTCTCGGGGAGCGTCCTCTTCCTCGTCGACGGCCGGCGCGTCGCCATCTCGGAGGGGAGCGGCATCTTCATCAACACGCAAAGACTGCACAGGATCGAGCCCGAAAATGACGGCGCCTCTTATCTGTGCATCTACTTTTCAGCCGGCCTCATCAGCGAGAACATAAAGGGTTTCCTTTACTCCCGATATCTGTCGCCCGTCCTGGCGGATCCGACGCTCGCCTTTATCGTCCTCGACAAGGAGGACGGCAAAGCCGGAAAGATTCTGGACTCGCTGCTGGAAATCCGGCGCCTTCGGGAGAACCCCTCGCCGGGGGTCGAGCTGGACATCTGTTCTCAGGTGATTTTAATCTGGAAGGATACGCTGCAGTGTCTTCCTGAGAGGTCCGGGGAAAAGACGACATACGAAAACAGCGAGCGCTTGAAAAAAATACTTCGCTTCATACACGCCCACTATGCGGATCGTATCAGCCTTGGAGACATTGCCGCCCTCATCGGCCTCAGCAGAGGCGAATGCTGCCGCTTCTTTCAAAAAACAGTCGGGCAGCCACTCTTTCGCTATCTCATGGCCTACCGGATCAACAAAAGCATAGACCTGCTGCTGGGGACGGATAAAGGTGTCGCCGAGATCGCCTACGAGACCGGGTTCAACAGCCAGTCGTACTTCACGAAATGCTTCAAAGCCCTGAAGAACGTCACGCCCTCCCGGCTGAGGTTGGAGTATGGGGCACAGGTTGACACGCCCGACCCCGAAGATATCGCCTGCCGCGGCAGGACAGGTC
The sequence above is a segment of the uncultured Fretibacterium sp. genome. Coding sequences within it:
- a CDS encoding AraC family transcriptional regulator: MIPKKLRIDKDKRELPVGLSPGFPMTVLINRFSAFSYSFIDWHWHDELQYCLVLSGSVLFLVDGRRVAISEGSGIFINTQRLHRIEPENDGASYLCIYFSAGLISENIKGFLYSRYLSPVLADPTLAFIVLDKEDGKAGKILDSLLEIRRLRENPSPGVELDICSQVILIWKDTLQCLPERSGEKTTYENSERLKKILRFIHAHYADRISLGDIAALIGLSRGECCRFFQKTVGQPLFRYLMAYRINKSIDLLLGTDKGVAEIAYETGFNSQSYFTKCFKALKNVTPSRLRLEYGAQVDTPDPEDIACRGRTGPPEGACRTEDLRSSQGEPSTRAYNAASE